One window of the Alphaproteobacteria bacterium genome contains the following:
- a CDS encoding [protein-PII] uridylyltransferase, translating to MNKVNAQREIIDRRQLAAEIAALAAADTARSTKTRAAVLAHVRDALDRGQRIIRGRFEASRSGLDTARANAFLVDQVVRALYDHTTQHVYRATNPTAQERLSVVAVGGYGRAEMAPYSDVDLLFLYPYKLTAWGEQVVEYVLYFLWDLGFTVGQSTRSVDDCIRLAKGDVTIRTAVLEARYVWGDRALFDELHGRFSADVIEGTGHDFVEAKLAERDSRHKRLGDSRYLVEPNVKDGKGGLRDLHTLFWIAKYIYDIRDIDGLVALGVLTAQELRRFRRAENFLWSVRCTLHYAAGRAEETLTFDVQPDISRQLRYRDKGHTSSVERFMKHYYLVAKEVGDLTRIFCASLENQQRRKPVLALSRLGLFRRELQGFVDEGGRLTVEDPATFENEPVAMIRLFAVAQAHDRDIHPDAIKYITRALKRLDDVREDPEANALFMSILTSRKAPEKALRRMNEAGVLGRFIPDFGRVVAQMQHDMYHVYTVDEHTIRAIGILARIEAGELKADHPLASILIGEVLSRRVLYLAVLLHDIAKGRGGDHSELGEQVAQELGPRLGLEPDEVETVAWLVRWHLSMSHTAFKRDILDPKTILDFKTLVQSVERLRLLLILTVADIRAVGPGRWNGWKGELLRDLFHAARDALTGAFDEKSGEQRRNSAVAALAAVLGWPDTTFTHHAERFYRPYWLGHDTATQARHAQLIRKADDTGETLAVGTHVDDFAAITELSVYTADHPGLFSRLSGAIALAGANIVDARIHTSSDGMAIDTFWLQDQERRPFAGSEKLDRLKAVIADVLGGRLHLADALAKRAGRFPRRAHVFTVQPRVLIDNSASNVYTVVEINALDRPGLLYDVTRAISAAGLSIASAQITTYGERAVDVFYVKDVFGLKITHENKLEKIRSAIQAALQQGADRTALVTAAE from the coding sequence ATGAACAAAGTCAACGCACAGCGAGAAATCATCGACCGGCGTCAGTTGGCGGCGGAGATTGCCGCGCTTGCCGCCGCAGACACCGCCCGCAGCACCAAGACGCGCGCGGCGGTACTGGCGCACGTACGCGACGCCTTGGACCGCGGCCAACGGATTATTCGTGGGCGGTTTGAGGCCAGCCGATCCGGCCTCGACACCGCGCGAGCCAACGCGTTCCTGGTCGATCAAGTCGTCCGCGCCCTTTACGATCACACCACGCAGCACGTATACCGCGCGACCAACCCGACCGCCCAGGAGCGTCTCTCGGTCGTGGCGGTCGGCGGCTACGGTCGCGCCGAAATGGCTCCCTATTCCGACGTCGATTTGCTGTTCCTCTATCCCTACAAGCTCACCGCCTGGGGCGAACAGGTGGTGGAATACGTTCTTTATTTCCTCTGGGACCTCGGTTTCACGGTCGGTCAATCGACCCGGTCGGTCGACGATTGCATCCGCCTCGCCAAGGGCGATGTGACGATTCGCACCGCGGTCCTAGAAGCCCGCTATGTCTGGGGCGACCGCGCGTTGTTCGACGAATTGCACGGGCGCTTCTCCGCCGACGTCATCGAAGGCACCGGACACGACTTCGTCGAAGCGAAGCTTGCCGAGCGCGACTCCCGGCATAAACGCCTCGGCGACTCGCGCTATCTGGTCGAACCTAATGTCAAGGACGGCAAGGGCGGCCTGCGCGACCTCCATACGCTGTTCTGGATTGCCAAATACATCTACGACATTCGCGATATCGACGGATTGGTTGCCTTGGGTGTTCTTACCGCGCAGGAGTTGCGCCGTTTTCGCCGCGCCGAGAATTTCCTGTGGTCGGTCCGCTGCACGCTCCACTACGCCGCAGGCCGCGCCGAAGAAACGCTGACCTTCGACGTGCAGCCCGATATCAGCCGGCAACTGCGCTACCGCGACAAAGGGCATACCTCTAGCGTCGAACGGTTCATGAAGCACTATTACCTGGTCGCCAAAGAGGTCGGCGACCTCACCAGAATCTTCTGCGCCAGCCTCGAAAACCAGCAGCGCCGAAAGCCGGTCCTGGCGCTCTCCCGGCTCGGGTTGTTCCGGCGGGAACTGCAAGGGTTTGTCGATGAGGGCGGGCGCCTCACGGTCGAAGACCCGGCAACGTTCGAAAACGAACCCGTTGCGATGATCCGGCTGTTCGCGGTGGCCCAGGCGCACGACCGCGACATCCACCCCGACGCCATCAAATATATCACCCGGGCGCTCAAGCGCCTCGACGACGTGCGCGAAGACCCCGAGGCCAATGCCCTGTTCATGTCGATCCTGACGTCGCGCAAGGCGCCGGAGAAGGCGCTGCGGCGGATGAACGAGGCCGGTGTTCTCGGCCGCTTCATCCCCGACTTCGGTCGGGTCGTCGCGCAGATGCAGCACGACATGTACCATGTGTACACGGTCGACGAGCATACGATCCGGGCGATCGGCATTCTCGCCCGGATCGAAGCCGGCGAATTGAAGGCAGACCACCCACTTGCCAGCATCCTCATCGGCGAGGTGTTGTCGCGTCGCGTGCTGTATTTGGCGGTGCTGTTGCACGATATCGCCAAGGGTCGCGGCGGCGATCACTCCGAACTCGGCGAACAGGTTGCGCAGGAGCTTGGACCGCGGCTTGGACTCGAACCCGACGAGGTCGAGACCGTGGCGTGGCTGGTTCGTTGGCACCTGTCGATGAGTCACACGGCATTCAAGCGCGACATCCTCGATCCCAAAACGATTCTAGATTTCAAGACCTTGGTGCAAAGCGTGGAGCGGCTACGCTTGCTGTTGATCCTCACTGTCGCCGACATCCGGGCGGTCGGCCCAGGCCGGTGGAATGGATGGAAGGGAGAATTGTTGCGCGACTTGTTCCATGCCGCGCGCGATGCCTTGACCGGCGCCTTCGACGAGAAAAGTGGCGAGCAACGCCGCAATTCGGCGGTGGCGGCGTTGGCCGCAGTTTTGGGTTGGCCCGATACAACCTTCACGCACCATGCCGAACGCTTCTATCGGCCCTATTGGCTGGGGCACGACACCGCAACCCAGGCGCGGCACGCTCAGTTGATTCGTAAGGCCGACGATACGGGCGAGACGCTAGCGGTCGGCACCCATGTCGATGATTTCGCCGCGATCACCGAACTTTCGGTTTACACCGCCGATCACCCCGGATTGTTTTCGCGGTTGTCGGGCGCCATCGCACTTGCCGGTGCCAACATCGTGGATGCGCGGATTCATACCTCTTCCGACGGCATGGCGATCGACACGTTCTGGCTCCAGGATCAGGAACGACGCCCCTTCGCGGGCAGCGAGAAACTCGACCGGCTCAAGGCGGTCATCGCCGATGTCCTAGGCGGGCGCCTCCATCTTGCCGACGCATTGGCCAAGAGAGCGGGTCGGTTCCCGCGCCGCGCGCATGTCTTCACAGTGCAACCGCGCGTCTTGATCGATAACAGCGCGTCCAACGTCTACACCGTGGTCGAGATCAACGCGCTCGACCGACCGGGCCTCTTGTACGACGTGACGCGGGCGATCTCCGCTGCCGGGCTATCGATTGCCAGCGCCCAGATCACAACCTATGGCGAGCGCGCCGTCGACGTATTCTACGTCAAGGACGTATTCGGTCTTAAAATCACCCACGAGAACAAACTTGAAAAAATTCGCAGTGCGATCCAGGCCGCCCTGCAACAAGGTGCCGACCGGACCGCTCTAGTGACCGCCGCGGAGTAG
- a CDS encoding DMT family transporter has protein sequence MNATGARSRSLTFPLVLLVGGGIIYATFFSANRIAVDNGVPSMALAFWQSLFGGGALLIVSVVLRDLPRLSGAHLRQYGFTAIFSFAIPLVALTYAAPQLPAGLLTLVLTLTPALTYVFAFAARLEKFNLWSTGGLLVGLAGVVLIVQPWTWGDVGTDVSGLWFLVALVAPLGYAVNNVVVALIRPAETTTLQLSTGVLVFATIVMFPFMWAIDGLYFFDGAGAAGIGATAWAGFTDIVIFLVLFEVIHRAGPVFFSQFNYIVPAAGIVWAFVLFQDRFEPVVWAAIGFMAVGLYLANRGTNQSIREREAEQAAKG, from the coding sequence ATGAACGCTACCGGCGCGCGATCGCGCTCGTTGACCTTTCCGCTGGTCCTGCTGGTTGGCGGGGGCATCATCTATGCGACTTTCTTTTCAGCCAACCGCATCGCCGTGGACAATGGCGTACCCTCGATGGCGCTGGCCTTCTGGCAATCATTGTTCGGCGGCGGCGCGCTTTTGATCGTGTCGGTCGTCCTGCGCGACCTGCCGCGGTTGAGCGGCGCCCATCTGCGGCAGTACGGCTTTACCGCGATCTTCAGTTTTGCCATTCCGCTGGTGGCGCTGACCTATGCTGCGCCGCAATTGCCTGCTGGGCTCCTGACACTGGTGCTCACGCTAACCCCGGCGCTGACCTATGTCTTTGCGTTTGCCGCCCGGCTTGAGAAATTCAACCTGTGGAGCACCGGCGGTCTGCTGGTCGGGCTCGCCGGTGTCGTGCTGATCGTACAGCCGTGGACCTGGGGCGATGTCGGTACCGACGTGTCGGGCTTGTGGTTCCTGGTCGCACTGGTCGCACCGCTGGGTTACGCGGTCAACAATGTCGTGGTGGCGCTGATTCGTCCCGCCGAAACCACCACGCTGCAACTCTCGACCGGCGTGCTGGTCTTCGCGACGATCGTCATGTTTCCGTTCATGTGGGCGATCGACGGGCTCTATTTCTTCGACGGCGCCGGTGCCGCCGGGATCGGCGCGACCGCGTGGGCAGGGTTTACCGACATCGTCATTTTCTTGGTCCTGTTCGAAGTCATCCACCGGGCCGGCCCGGTATTCTTCTCGCAGTTCAACTACATTGTACCCGCCGCAGGGATCGTGTGGGCGTTCGTTCTGTTCCAGGACCGGTTCGAGCCGGTCGTCTGGGCGGCGATCGGGTTCATGGCGGTCGGGCTGTACCTTGCCAACCGCGGCACCAATCAATCCATCCGCGAACGCGAAGCCGAACAGGCTGCAAAGGGGTAA
- a CDS encoding DMT family transporter, translating into MNDSSLSSGAGRSAAPKEVPSLLVPWLLLIGGATIYGSFFSASKFASDAGVPFIAFTFWQSAIGGAILLVIAGLSGNLPRMRRDHLASYAVTSLLGVVLSVIILAFVAGKLQAGVITLAITLTPGMTYLFAVLARVDRWRTLSLLGLALGLAGVAILVLPEGSLPSSDSTIWVLLLMIVPVCFAANNVFVAVVQPPEATSIMRATGLVVGAAIISFVIMMATDGFYPFWNAPGMGVWGVLWAGGINSITFFCMFEIIRRAGPVFFAQYNYVIVITGLVWSQLIFNEALSTWFWVAFGAMLIGLYFANLGAKRGMQEAAAAR; encoded by the coding sequence GTGAACGATTCAAGTCTCTCCTCCGGCGCGGGGCGATCCGCGGCGCCGAAAGAAGTGCCGTCGTTGCTGGTCCCGTGGCTATTACTGATCGGTGGCGCAACGATCTACGGCAGCTTCTTCAGCGCCAGCAAGTTCGCCTCCGATGCGGGCGTGCCATTTATCGCATTTACCTTTTGGCAGTCGGCGATCGGCGGTGCGATTCTACTGGTGATCGCCGGGTTGAGCGGCAATCTGCCGCGGATGCGACGGGATCACCTAGCCTCCTATGCAGTGACCTCGCTCCTCGGCGTGGTGCTATCGGTCATCATCCTGGCCTTCGTGGCGGGCAAACTGCAGGCAGGCGTGATTACCCTAGCGATCACGTTGACCCCGGGCATGACCTATTTGTTTGCCGTTTTGGCCCGGGTCGACCGCTGGCGCACGCTGAGTTTGCTGGGGCTGGCGCTGGGGCTGGCGGGCGTTGCGATCCTGGTTCTGCCGGAGGGCAGCTTGCCGTCAAGCGATTCGACGATCTGGGTCCTTTTGCTGATGATCGTGCCGGTCTGCTTTGCCGCCAACAACGTCTTCGTTGCCGTGGTCCAACCACCCGAAGCCACGTCGATCATGCGCGCGACCGGCCTTGTCGTCGGTGCCGCGATCATTTCGTTCGTGATCATGATGGCGACCGACGGGTTCTATCCGTTTTGGAACGCACCGGGGATGGGCGTCTGGGGGGTGCTGTGGGCCGGCGGCATCAACAGCATTACTTTCTTTTGCATGTTCGAGATTATCCGCCGGGCCGGGCCGGTGTTTTTTGCGCAGTACAACTACGTCATCGTGATTACCGGGTTGGTATGGTCGCAATTGATCTTCAACGAAGCCCTGAGCACTTGGTTCTGGGTCGCGTTCGGCGCGATGCTGATCGGACTCTATTTCGCCAACCTCGGGGCAAAGCGCGGCATGCAGGAGGCCGCGGCGGCACGGTGA
- a CDS encoding DMT family transporter, with protein MNAVRPAPAGLLVPTLLLLAAGGAYGSILAANRLVGEAGFAVIPYVFWQAALGGVLITAINLARGARASWRLKHAGHYFVSATFGMLLPFGALSVIATKLPTGVQTLVVTLVPAITYAFAFALRVEPFRALSAAALVLGFIGVLMIVVPEGSLPDPTAVVWILPAMIVPLAAATNNVLVATLRPPDTDSLTLVGAVLLAATIIMLPIALLTTGIHAFWSSGIVAGGTIWAAAVQVVGYYALYEVIRRAGPVFFSQASYIIVLSGLAWALLLFGERPSPWIWGAVVAMMAGLVLANLANRNSPGTAT; from the coding sequence GTGAACGCAGTGCGACCGGCACCGGCCGGTCTTCTGGTTCCGACGTTGTTGTTGCTGGCCGCCGGTGGCGCCTATGGCAGCATCCTGGCCGCCAACCGGCTGGTCGGCGAGGCCGGGTTCGCAGTGATCCCCTATGTGTTCTGGCAGGCAGCACTGGGCGGCGTTCTGATTACCGCAATCAATCTGGCGCGAGGTGCGCGCGCTAGTTGGCGGCTCAAACATGCCGGGCACTATTTCGTTTCGGCGACGTTTGGCATGTTGTTGCCGTTCGGCGCGTTAAGCGTGATCGCCACCAAGCTACCGACCGGCGTACAGACGCTCGTGGTCACCCTGGTGCCGGCGATAACCTATGCCTTCGCGTTTGCGCTGCGGGTCGAACCGTTCCGCGCTTTGAGCGCCGCGGCGCTGGTCTTGGGTTTCATCGGCGTACTGATGATCGTCGTCCCCGAGGGCAGCCTGCCCGACCCCACCGCGGTTGTCTGGATCCTGCCCGCGATGATCGTGCCGTTGGCGGCTGCAACCAACAACGTGCTGGTCGCGACCCTGCGGCCTCCCGATACCGATTCGCTGACGCTGGTCGGGGCGGTCTTGCTTGCCGCGACGATCATCATGCTGCCCATTGCGCTGCTGACGACCGGAATTCATGCGTTCTGGTCGTCGGGTATCGTAGCGGGCGGCACGATTTGGGCTGCGGCCGTGCAGGTCGTTGGTTACTACGCCTTGTATGAAGTGATCAGGCGCGCGGGTCCGGTGTTCTTTTCCCAGGCGTCCTACATCATCGTGTTGTCGGGCCTGGCCTGGGCGTTGTTGTTGTTCGGCGAACGCCCGAGTCCCTGGATATGGGGCGCGGTCGTGGCGATGATGGCGGGCCTCGTTCTGGCCAACCTCGCCAACCGAAATTCCCCGGGCACCGCCACATGA